A genomic segment from Candidatus Zixiibacteriota bacterium encodes:
- a CDS encoding efflux RND transporter permease subunit, with protein MNISSISINRPVLSVVLSILIVLFGIIGFLFLGVREYPSVDPPVVTVSTSYTGANADVMESQVTEPLEESINGIAGIRSLTSSSSDGRSRITVEFELGVDMEAAVNDVRDRVSRASHDLPTDVDPPTISKADADASPILMVTVRSNKRSLIELSAIANDMFRERLQTIPGVSEVGVWGEKRYAMKLLLDPARLAAHGLTPLDIKNALDRENVELPSGRIEGYGTELPIRTFGRLSTPEEFGELIIKETEGSVVRVRDIGQAILAPENERSIMRGDGGVPTVGVAITPQPGSNHIAIADEFYRRTAQIMKDLPEDVEFRVGMDATANIRKAITEVVETILIAFLLVLLVIFVFLRHWRTTIIPMLAIPISLIGSFFIMYLAGFSINILTLLAIVLSTGIVVDDAIVVLENIYKKIESGMNPIEAGHRGSKEIIFAIISTTITLASVFLPIMFLQGLTGRLFREFGIVVAGSVLISAFVSLTLTPMMSARILHKPEHENKLFALSEKWFNRLISGYRSSLRLFTNKGWRALLIMAVSVAIIFGLGSLLRSELAPMEDKSRMVINSTAPEGTSYEAMDAYMKKIAAIADTLPEKDGIISMTAAGFGGGGVNSGMVRISLVPPDERKRSQQEIADALTRQLKDYTFARTFVTQEQTIGGGRGRGLPVQFVLQAPSFEKLRQVIPQFMEKAQASPVFQVVDLDLKFNKPELTVEIDRDRARALGVTVRDIAQTLQLFFSGQRYGYFVLDGKQYSVIAQADRTNRDKPMDLSSIYIRNSRSDLIQLDNMVSLSYRSSPPQLYHYNRYMAATVSASTAKGYTLGDGIKEMEKIAGGVLDETFSTSLAGSAKEYSESSNTLIFAFVLALILVYLILSAQFESFRDPLIIMFTVPLALAGAILALWLFGQTLNIFSQIGIIALIGIVTKNGILIVEFANQRKAQGLSISEADIDAPAQRFRPILMTSLATVFGVLPIALALGAAARSRVSMGIVIIGGLLFSLCLTLYVIPSLYIRLSSNKKFTDNLSPTDIEGTSNP; from the coding sequence GCTCGCTCACCTCATCCAGCAGCGATGGCCGGAGCAGAATTACGGTTGAATTTGAGCTCGGTGTCGATATGGAGGCCGCGGTCAATGACGTGCGCGATCGCGTCTCGCGTGCCTCGCATGACCTCCCGACCGATGTCGACCCGCCGACCATTTCAAAAGCGGATGCCGACGCCAGTCCGATTCTTATGGTCACGGTACGGAGCAACAAACGCTCGCTGATTGAACTTTCGGCGATAGCCAATGACATGTTCAGAGAACGGCTGCAGACAATACCGGGGGTCAGCGAGGTCGGCGTCTGGGGTGAAAAAAGATATGCTATGAAATTGCTGCTCGATCCGGCGCGTCTCGCGGCTCACGGCTTGACCCCGCTTGATATCAAGAATGCTCTGGATCGCGAAAATGTCGAACTCCCCTCGGGGCGTATCGAGGGATACGGAACGGAACTGCCGATCCGGACCTTCGGTCGGCTCTCGACCCCGGAGGAATTCGGCGAATTGATTATCAAAGAAACCGAGGGATCGGTCGTCAGAGTCAGAGACATCGGCCAGGCCATTCTGGCGCCGGAAAATGAGCGGTCGATCATGCGCGGTGATGGCGGCGTCCCGACCGTGGGCGTGGCCATCACCCCGCAACCCGGGTCAAATCATATTGCCATCGCCGATGAGTTCTACCGCCGGACCGCACAGATAATGAAGGATCTTCCCGAGGATGTCGAGTTCCGCGTCGGCATGGATGCTACCGCCAATATTCGCAAGGCCATTACCGAAGTCGTCGAAACCATACTGATCGCCTTTCTTCTGGTTCTGCTGGTAATTTTTGTCTTCCTGCGCCACTGGCGGACAACGATTATCCCGATGCTGGCCATTCCTATTTCGCTCATAGGTTCTTTTTTCATCATGTATCTGGCCGGCTTCTCGATCAATATTCTCACTCTTCTGGCGATTGTGCTTTCGACCGGAATTGTCGTCGATGATGCCATTGTTGTACTTGAAAATATATACAAGAAAATCGAAAGCGGTATGAACCCCATCGAAGCGGGGCACCGTGGATCGAAAGAAATCATCTTTGCCATCATTTCGACCACGATCACGCTGGCCTCGGTATTTCTGCCGATCATGTTCCTGCAGGGTCTCACCGGGCGTCTGTTTCGGGAATTCGGAATAGTTGTCGCCGGGTCGGTGCTGATTTCGGCGTTTGTGTCGCTGACGTTGACCCCTATGATGAGCGCGCGGATATTGCATAAGCCCGAGCATGAAAACAAGCTTTTTGCATTGAGCGAGAAATGGTTCAATCGACTAATTTCGGGTTATCGTAGTTCCCTCCGCCTGTTTACGAACAAGGGATGGCGGGCGTTGCTGATTATGGCGGTCTCGGTGGCGATCATTTTTGGGCTCGGCTCTCTGCTTCGCTCCGAGTTGGCGCCGATGGAAGATAAAAGCCGGATGGTGATCAATTCCACCGCTCCCGAGGGAACCTCGTACGAAGCGATGGATGCTTATATGAAAAAGATTGCCGCAATCGCCGACACGCTGCCGGAAAAGGATGGTATCATTTCCATGACCGCAGCCGGATTTGGCGGCGGCGGGGTCAACAGCGGCATGGTCAGAATCAGTCTGGTGCCTCCCGATGAACGGAAGCGGAGTCAGCAGGAGATTGCCGACGCTCTTACTCGTCAATTGAAGGACTATACCTTTGCCCGAACTTTTGTGACTCAGGAGCAGACGATCGGCGGCGGACGTGGCCGTGGTTTGCCGGTGCAATTTGTTCTCCAGGCGCCGTCATTCGAGAAATTGCGACAGGTAATACCGCAGTTCATGGAGAAGGCCCAGGCAAGTCCGGTTTTTCAGGTGGTTGACCTCGACCTGAAGTTCAACAAGCCTGAGTTGACGGTCGAAATTGACCGCGATCGGGCCCGGGCGCTCGGAGTTACGGTCAGGGATATCGCCCAGACCCTGCAGCTTTTCTTCAGCGGCCAGCGATATGGGTACTTCGTCCTTGACGGCAAACAATATTCTGTTATTGCGCAGGCGGATCGAACCAATCGCGATAAGCCGATGGATTTGAGTTCCATTTATATCAGGAATAGTCGGAGTGATCTGATTCAACTCGATAATATGGTAAGCCTCTCTTATCGCAGCAGTCCGCCCCAGTTGTACCATTACAATCGCTATATGGCGGCGACCGTCTCGGCCTCAACCGCCAAAGGGTACACTCTGGGCGATGGGATCAAAGAAATGGAAAAGATCGCCGGCGGCGTCCTTGATGAAACATTTTCAACCAGCCTGGCGGGCTCGGCGAAAGAATATTCCGAGAGTTCCAATACTCTGATATTTGCTTTTGTGCTCGCCCTGATTCTGGTCTATTTGATTCTGTCGGCGCAGTTCGAGAGTTTCCGTGATCCTCTCATAATCATGTTCACGGTTCCCCTGGCCCTCGCCGGGGCGATCCTTGCGCTCTGGCTGTTCGGCCAGACCCTGAATATTTTCAGCCAGATAGGCATCATCGCCCTGATTGGTATTGTGACCAAAAACGGCATCCTGATTGTGGAATTTGCCAATCAGCGGAAGGCGCAGGGGTTATCGATCAGTGAAGCGGATATCGATGCCCCGGCTCAGCGGTTCCGCCCGATTCTAATGACCAGTCTGGCGACGGTTTTTGGAGTTCTGCCGATCGCGCTGGCGCTCGGCGCTGCGGCCAGAAGCCGGGTTTCGATGGGCATAGTTATTATCGGCGGGTTGCTCTTCTCGCTCTGCCTCACCTTATATGTAATACCATCTCTTTATATCAGACTTTCGTCCAATAAGAAATTTACCGATAATCTCTCTCCAACTGACATTGAGGGAACAAGTAATCCCTGA
- a CDS encoding SpoIIE family protein phosphatase, translated as MDDVTLQKEINILKTAIKGIDDGVIVTDRDGLFLLSNPAAERILGAGVKELNPSVWVANYSCFHSDTITPYPSDRLPLFRDVQSTKAVDELIYIRHSENPSGAWVKVKSEPLIDEEGNIWGGMVVFRDITEFYRARDKIEVYERLHTALEQTADSVIITNRRGIIEYVNPAFETTTGFSREEAIGNTPQLLKSGKQDEAFYRNLWSRILQGQPFRGTIVNKRKDGSHYWAQQTITPMRDKDGNITHFVSVLKDITDLIERKEQEARLLLAREVQQRFYGVSASVPGYDIAGAAYPAEETGGDYFDFIKMPDGRLCIAVGDVCGHGIGTALVMAETRAYLRSFARGSTDLAEILSNVNQLLAPDLECGHFVTLLLCCLDPYGKTLSYASAGHVPGFLIARSGEVESTLGATGQPLGLFADSKYSSDTIPVLEPGQVLLLPTDGVMESMAPDGCPFGIERTLAYIGGHLGESAHEIAEGLYKAVKMHTAGQPQLDDITAVVVKVQ; from the coding sequence GTGGACGACGTGACCCTGCAGAAAGAAATCAATATCCTGAAAACCGCCATAAAGGGTATCGATGACGGAGTAATTGTCACCGACCGTGACGGCCTGTTCCTGCTTTCTAACCCCGCCGCCGAGAGGATACTGGGGGCAGGGGTGAAGGAATTAAATCCCTCGGTCTGGGTTGCCAATTACAGTTGCTTCCATTCCGACACGATTACGCCCTACCCGTCCGACCGGTTGCCGCTGTTTCGTGACGTGCAGAGCACAAAAGCTGTTGATGAGTTGATTTATATAAGGCATTCCGAAAATCCCTCGGGGGCATGGGTAAAAGTCAAGAGCGAGCCGCTGATAGATGAAGAGGGGAATATTTGGGGCGGGATGGTTGTTTTTCGCGATATCACGGAATTCTACCGGGCGCGGGATAAAATTGAGGTCTATGAGCGACTCCATACCGCTCTCGAGCAGACCGCGGACAGTGTCATTATTACGAATCGGCGCGGAATTATCGAATATGTCAATCCTGCTTTCGAGACCACGACCGGTTTCAGCCGGGAAGAGGCCATTGGAAATACGCCGCAGCTTCTCAAATCGGGAAAGCAGGATGAGGCATTTTATCGGAATCTCTGGAGCCGGATTCTTCAGGGCCAACCGTTCCGCGGCACCATTGTCAATAAAAGAAAAGATGGTTCGCACTACTGGGCCCAGCAGACAATCACCCCTATGAGGGATAAAGATGGAAATATCACGCACTTTGTCTCGGTTCTGAAAGATATCACTGACCTGATAGAGAGGAAAGAGCAGGAGGCGAGGTTGCTTCTGGCCCGCGAAGTGCAGCAGCGATTCTATGGCGTATCGGCCTCGGTGCCGGGGTACGATATCGCCGGGGCAGCTTACCCCGCCGAAGAAACCGGCGGCGACTATTTTGATTTTATTAAGATGCCGGATGGTCGTCTCTGTATCGCGGTCGGCGATGTCTGCGGCCATGGGATAGGTACGGCTTTGGTGATGGCGGAAACGCGCGCTTATCTGCGTTCATTTGCCAGAGGGAGTACCGACCTGGCCGAAATACTCTCAAATGTCAATCAATTGCTTGCACCCGACCTGGAGTGCGGCCATTTTGTCACCCTGTTGCTCTGCTGCCTCGATCCGTACGGGAAAACCCTCTCCTATGCCAGCGCCGGACATGTTCCCGGTTTCCTGATCGCCAGGTCCGGTGAGGTTGAATCTACCCTCGGAGCAACCGGTCAGCCCTTGGGGCTCTTTGCCGATTCAAAATATTCCTCGGATACAATTCCTGTTTTGGAGCCGGGACAGGTGCTACTCCTGCCAACCGATGGGGTAATGGAGTCTATGGCGCCGGATGGATGTCCTTTTGGAATAGAACGGACGCTCGCATATATTGGTGGCCATCTCGGTGAGAGCGCTCATGAAATTGCGGAAGGACTGTACAAGGCCGTGAAAATGCATACCGCTGGCCAACCTCAGCTGGATGATATTACTGCGGTAGTTGTCAAAGTGCAATGA
- a CDS encoding DMT family transporter has protein sequence MRTVDIIRLLALAAIWGGSFIFMRVLAPILGPVITADLRVLIAGIALILYFRAIKFDSEWRRCWKQYLLIGAFNSALPFFLFSFAALHIPASLSVILNSASPLFGAIFSALWLNDRLTVKRILGLLIGGAGVILVAKIGVVKTDSMFGWAIAACTLAAICYGFTATYIKKFGRDLKPMGIAGGSQLMAGLLLIPAIPMAPLRGEVTLSVVAGILGFALLCSAIAYLLYYRLIADIGPTKALTVTFLMPAFGMLWGVLILKETVTLSMIVGAAMILLGTCLVLNMAGSVRATKI, from the coding sequence ATGCGTACTGTCGATATAATCCGCTTACTGGCTCTGGCCGCCATATGGGGCGGATCCTTTATTTTTATGCGCGTTCTTGCGCCGATCCTCGGCCCGGTAATTACCGCCGACCTGCGCGTGCTGATTGCCGGAATTGCTCTGATTCTGTACTTCCGTGCAATCAAATTCGATTCCGAATGGCGCCGTTGCTGGAAACAATATCTGCTGATTGGTGCATTCAATTCGGCTTTGCCGTTTTTTCTCTTTTCATTCGCGGCGCTCCATATCCCGGCCTCATTATCCGTCATCCTTAACTCCGCCTCACCATTATTCGGGGCGATCTTTTCCGCACTCTGGCTGAATGACCGCTTGACCGTCAAAAGAATTCTGGGCCTGCTCATCGGCGGCGCGGGGGTCATCCTCGTGGCGAAGATAGGCGTGGTAAAAACTGATTCCATGTTCGGATGGGCCATTGCCGCCTGCACTCTGGCGGCGATATGCTACGGCTTTACCGCCACCTATATTAAGAAATTCGGCCGGGATTTGAAACCGATGGGCATTGCGGGGGGAAGCCAACTGATGGCCGGTCTCCTGCTTATTCCCGCTATCCCCATGGCGCCTCTCCGGGGAGAGGTGACTCTCTCGGTCGTGGCCGGAATTCTGGGCTTTGCGCTTCTCTGCAGCGCAATCGCCTATCTTCTTTACTATCGTTTGATCGCGGATATCGGTCCCACCAAAGCGCTCACCGTTACTTTCCTGATGCCGGCGTTCGGAATGTTGTGGGGTGTGCTCATCTTAAAAGAAACAGTCACGCTTTCGATGATTGTCGGCGCGGCCATGATACTTCTCGGTACCTGTCTGGTTTTAAATATGGCCGGATCGGTGCGAGCGACAAAAATATGA
- a CDS encoding trifunctional transcriptional activator/DNA repair protein Ada/methylated-DNA--[protein]-cysteine S-methyltransferase, which produces MNKLPPSSIMFRALMERDTTFEGVFYVGVKTTGIFCRPTCPSKKPRPENVEYFATPGEAIYAGYRPCLRCSPLEMEKKAPELVKRLCDAVEQSPAGKISGAQLQAMGVDPSQARRQFRRYYGMTFQAYSRARRIGLALHEIRNGESVIGAQLDSGFESASGFWEAFKQVFGAPPSQAEKLNCLRAKWIDTPLGAMVALGNEDGIHLLEFVDRRGLENEIMHLRKRTGCFVVPGRNSHLDKLAEELKNYFAGKAMEFTVPLISAGTLFEMAVWKFLRSIPPGETWSYAELARKVGKPKAVRAVGRANGMNCLALVIPCHRVIRADGQLCGYGGGIWRKRWLLEHERKAMEQNNSTGRDLTLFPSRNNR; this is translated from the coding sequence ATGAATAAACTGCCCCCTTCTTCGATAATGTTTCGGGCATTAATGGAACGGGATACGACTTTCGAGGGAGTTTTCTATGTCGGAGTCAAAACGACCGGAATATTCTGCCGCCCCACCTGCCCCTCCAAGAAACCCAGGCCTGAAAATGTCGAATATTTCGCCACTCCCGGCGAGGCCATTTACGCCGGATACCGCCCCTGCCTGCGATGCTCTCCCCTTGAGATGGAAAAGAAGGCTCCCGAACTGGTGAAGCGATTGTGCGATGCAGTTGAGCAATCCCCGGCCGGCAAGATATCCGGTGCCCAATTGCAGGCCATGGGAGTCGATCCCTCGCAAGCGCGGCGTCAGTTTCGGCGCTATTACGGGATGACTTTTCAGGCATACAGCCGGGCGCGAAGAATCGGTCTGGCATTGCACGAGATTCGCAACGGCGAGAGTGTTATCGGGGCCCAGCTGGATAGCGGTTTTGAATCGGCCAGCGGATTCTGGGAGGCATTCAAGCAGGTTTTCGGGGCGCCGCCGAGTCAGGCTGAGAAGCTTAATTGCCTGCGGGCGAAATGGATTGATACGCCGCTGGGTGCTATGGTCGCTCTGGGAAACGAAGATGGCATCCATTTGCTAGAATTTGTCGACCGCCGCGGCCTGGAAAATGAAATAATGCATCTGCGAAAACGGACGGGATGTTTCGTTGTGCCCGGCCGCAACTCCCATCTGGACAAATTGGCCGAGGAACTCAAAAATTATTTCGCCGGTAAGGCGATGGAATTTACCGTTCCGCTGATATCCGCAGGTACACTATTCGAAATGGCGGTCTGGAAATTCCTGCGCTCAATCCCCCCCGGCGAAACCTGGTCATATGCCGAACTGGCGCGAAAGGTCGGTAAACCAAAGGCTGTTCGCGCGGTCGGACGCGCCAACGGGATGAACTGTTTGGCGCTGGTTATTCCCTGCCATCGCGTGATTCGCGCCGATGGCCAATTATGCGGCTATGGCGGGGGGATCTGGAGGAAGCGATGGCTTCTCGAACACGAGCGAAAAGCAATGGAGCAGAACAACTCAACCGGCAGGGATCTGACGCTTTTCCCCTCTCGGAATAACCGTTGA